In a genomic window of Chrysemys picta bellii isolate R12L10 chromosome 1, ASM1138683v2, whole genome shotgun sequence:
- the CLNS1A gene encoding methylosome subunit pICln isoform X1, translating into MSFLKRFPPPAEGLRQQQPDTEAVLGGRGLGTGTLYIAESRLSWLDKSGLGFSLDYPTISLHAVSRDLNAYPWEHLYVMVNAKFEEAEPKETPMAEGEEEEDSDDDEPIAEFRFVPSDKSALEAMFSAMCECQALHPDPEDEDSDNDYEGEEYDVEAHEQGQGDIPSFYTYEEGLSHLTAEGQATLERLEGMLAQSVSSQYNMAGVRTEDSVREFEDGMEVDTAPVVAGQFEDAEVDH; encoded by the exons ATGAGCTTCCTGAAGCGGTTCCCGCCGCCGGCcgaggggctccggcagcagcagCCCGACACTGAGGCGGTGCTGGGAGGTCGCGGGCTGGGCACTGGGACGCTGTACATCGCCGAGAG TCGCCTGTCATGGTTAGATAAGTCTGGACTGGGTTTCTCCTTGGACTATCCCACCATAAGTTTACATGCTGTCTCCAGGGACCTAAATGCCTATCCATGGGAACATTTGTATGTCATGGTGAATGCCAAATTTGAAG AGGCAGAGCCAAAAGAAACTCCCATGGctgaaggggaagaggaggaagacagTGATGATGATGAACCAATTGCAGAATTCAGATTTGTACCCAGCGACAAATCAGCCT TGGAAGCTATGTTTTCAGCAATGTGTGAATGCCAAGCCCTACACCCAGACCCTGAAGATGAAGATTCAGACAATGATTACGAAGGAGAGGAGTATGACGTGGAGGCCCATG AACAAGGACAAGGCGATATCCCTTCCTTCTACACCTATGAAGAAGGGTTGTCACACTTAACTGCAGAGGGTCAAGCCACTTTGGAGAGATTAGAGGGCATGTTAGCTCAGTCTGTCAGCAGCCAGTACAACATGGCTGGAGTGCGAACAGAAGATTCAGTGAGAGAGTTTGAAG ATGGGATGGAGGTGGACACAGCACCAGTGGTTGCAGGGCAGTTTGAAGATGCAGAAGTTGATCACTGA
- the CLNS1A gene encoding methylosome subunit pICln isoform X2, with amino-acid sequence MSFLKRFPPPAEGLRQQQPDTEAVLGGRGLGTGTLYIAESRLSWLDKSGLGFSLDYPTISLHAVSRDLNAYPWEHLYVMVNAKFEEAEPKETPMAEGEEEEDSDDDEPIAEFRFVPSDKSALEAMFSAMCECQALHPDPEDEDSDNDYEGEEYDVEAHEQGQGDIPSFYTYEEGLSHLTAEGQATLERLEGMLAQSVSSQYNMAGVRTEDSVREFEDSSCGTSRISCKTEGIAVTIGN; translated from the exons ATGAGCTTCCTGAAGCGGTTCCCGCCGCCGGCcgaggggctccggcagcagcagCCCGACACTGAGGCGGTGCTGGGAGGTCGCGGGCTGGGCACTGGGACGCTGTACATCGCCGAGAG TCGCCTGTCATGGTTAGATAAGTCTGGACTGGGTTTCTCCTTGGACTATCCCACCATAAGTTTACATGCTGTCTCCAGGGACCTAAATGCCTATCCATGGGAACATTTGTATGTCATGGTGAATGCCAAATTTGAAG AGGCAGAGCCAAAAGAAACTCCCATGGctgaaggggaagaggaggaagacagTGATGATGATGAACCAATTGCAGAATTCAGATTTGTACCCAGCGACAAATCAGCCT TGGAAGCTATGTTTTCAGCAATGTGTGAATGCCAAGCCCTACACCCAGACCCTGAAGATGAAGATTCAGACAATGATTACGAAGGAGAGGAGTATGACGTGGAGGCCCATG AACAAGGACAAGGCGATATCCCTTCCTTCTACACCTATGAAGAAGGGTTGTCACACTTAACTGCAGAGGGTCAAGCCACTTTGGAGAGATTAGAGGGCATGTTAGCTCAGTCTGTCAGCAGCCAGTACAACATGGCTGGAGTGCGAACAGAAGATTCAGTGAGAGAGTTTGAAG ATTCCTCTTGTGGCACTTCCAGAATAAGCTGTAAAACTGAAGGCATTGCAGTGACTATTGGGAATTAA